AGTCCCCTAATCCATTAACATGGGATAGTTCAAGATTAATGTTATTACTATTAAACAAGTATCCTTTTTTCTCCTTTCTTATATACTCTTTAAACCCTAATTGGTTCATAACATATAAAAAATTATCCTTATGATCGATATTAAACTCTTTTTCAATGTTAACTTCAACTTTATCCTCATGGGATCTATCCTTATAGGTAACTATATAACTGTCTCCGTCTTTTCGTAATCGAACCTCTTTTCTAGCTTCTGAAAAACTATCTATACCTTCAAGATAGATATCTTCCTTATGATACTGCTTAACAAACTTATAATTATCTTTTAGTAACTGTAATGTTTTATCAAAGTCATCAACCCAAGCTTTTATCTCTACTTCTATACACATGACTTCATTATAAAACAAAAAAGCCCTGGAAACAATCCAGGGCGTGAAATTAAAAAGTAAGAAGATATTAATAATCTAAGATTGAAGAATCATAATCTTCTGGTGCTTCAAATCCTAAAAAGTTCATACATGTAGCAGTAATTGAACTAATTCCTAATCCCTCTTTTAGCTCCTTTTTATACTCATTGTTGTAAGTAGGATCAAAGATAATACATGGAACAGGGTTTAATGAGTGGGATGTTTTAGCCTTAGGATGACCGTCTTCTAATGTAACATCTCCAGATTTTTTATTATGCTCATACATATCATCAGCATTACCATGGTCAGCAGTTAAAATTAGAACTCCTCCAACTTTTTCTACAGCCTCTTTTAATCTAGCGATTTGTCTATCCATAGCCTCCATAGAAGTCTTAACAGCTTCAAAAACACCTGTATGTCCAACCATATCACCGTTAGGGTAGTTTAATCGAATAAAGTCATAATCTCCAGACTCTATAGCTTCAACAACCTTATCTGTAATCTCTTTACACTTCATCTCTGGCTTCTCTTCAAAAGGGATTACATCA
Above is a genomic segment from Thiospirochaeta perfilievii containing:
- the cyaB gene encoding class IV adenylate cyclase; the encoded protein is MCIEVEIKAWVDDFDKTLQLLKDNYKFVKQYHKEDIYLEGIDSFSEARKEVRLRKDGDSYIVTYKDRSHEDKVEVNIEKEFNIDHKDNFLYVMNQLGFKEYIRKEKKGYLFNSNNINLELSHVNGLGDFIEIEKIITNRCLIDSTKEDLYNILKVIDINKSKIEDRYYVQMLKEGK